One window from the genome of Musa acuminata AAA Group cultivar baxijiao chromosome BXJ1-4, Cavendish_Baxijiao_AAA, whole genome shotgun sequence encodes:
- the LOC135639987 gene encoding RING-H2 finger protein ATL74-like translates to MTASARRLLGAFSDTHAAANGTRPHTGSGNADFDTNMVIILAALLCALIFALGLNSIVRCALRCGRRLAFETPEEAATRLAATGLEKRALRRIPVAVYGSGADIPATDCPICLTEFADGEKVRVLPRCHHGFHVRCIDKWLASHSSCPTCRQSLLDHGTGDGACRSNGGGHGELTLA, encoded by the coding sequence ATGACGGCGTCCGCGCGCAGGCTGCTGGGCGCGTTCTCCGATACGCACGCGGCGGCCAACGGGACCAGGCCGCACACGGGCAGCGGCAATGCGGATTTCGACACCAACATGGTCATCATCCTGGCGGCGCTGCTCTGCGCCCTCATCTTCGCGCTGGGGCTGAACTCCATCGTGCGGTGCGCGCTGCGGTGCGGGCGGCGTCTGGCGTTCGAGACCCCCGAGGAGGCGGCCACCAGGCTGGCGGCGACGGGGCTCGAGAAGCGGGCGCTCCGCCGCATCCCCGTGGCGGTGTACGGCTCCGGGGCCGACATCCCCGCCACCGACTGCCCCATCTGCCTCACCGAGTTCGCCGACGGCGAGAAGGTCCGGGTGCTCCCGCGGTGCCACCACGGGTTCCACGTCAGGTGCATCGACAAGTGGCTAGCTTCCCACTCCTCCTGCCCGACCTGCCGGCAGTCGCTGCTCGACCATGGCACGGGGGACGGCGCATGCCGCAGCAACGGCGGCGGACATGGCGAGCTCACACTGGCCTAG
- the LOC135639997 gene encoding uncharacterized protein LOC135639997 isoform X1, with amino-acid sequence MGDLQSWPPLANGDASEGHHSPRSRWHEPNPHPSAIKDENWQRAEEATREVLRCIRLTVVSEQRRKAVVDYVQQLLRTRIKTEVFPFGSVPLKTYLPDGDIDLTTFGIPNTEDTLASEVCAVLGEEEQNKDAKFEVKDVQLIRAEVKLVKCIVQNIVVDISFNQIGGLCTLCFLEKVDRKIGKNHLFKRSIMLIKAWCYYESRILGSHHGLISTYALEILVLYIFHLYHNYLDGPLAVLYMFLDYYSKFDWDNYCISLDGPVSISSLPNLVVEPPETIGSCLLLTEEFIKECTEMFSVPSRVYGNNYQVFSQKHLNIVDPLKQNNNLGRSVSKGNFYRIRSAFTYGAQKLGRILLLPPESIADEINLFFKSTLDRHGSGERPDVQDAASSCLDSGTIRVESMLSNLKVEDVNKEIHISSSSADDSNGQLCDKINTIKTSDMDWEHVLKKQPDRHSSSQNNNANWLHDCSKIGSIVPAEDVSGKHLVDDPGDLVSTRPCDSRLSDENCMASIPGKAYHASHLFFHVGNIAEDETVDNLNSRDGGMPRASSGRLTAPCDELKLKINASGSAKSMVAIAAGSIHETSPTISEDSSLGDCSNDGTFNNASSGFSKSSGLAGDYRLYFSNLQHAQEFQECISNPYLVPIYQASPSQYQSKHSWEMQSMYSHIGANGFVSASHFPPSYYVISPVICNDYGPKDTTKTRGTGTYLPDTNSRAYREKHSSGRGKNEMLTNHLSRNRKHSHMDTPQYGSLSEERNHWPSPWPQTPSMGNGYERPISLDVPQSSPPVSTAFSQSNGYAYPPERKLEFGSLGPVTVEVSSPGRGSNLKSANATGQGSGSAVPASTVERPPKSLKNEWLNQPYQLKDDGDFPPLAS; translated from the exons ATGGGCGATCTGCAGTCGTGGCCGCCGCTGGCCAACGGCGACGCGTCGGAGGGTCACCATTCACCTCGCTCGCGGTGGCACGAGCCTAATCCGCATCCCTCCGCGATCAAGGACGAGAATTGGCAACGGGCCGAGGAGGCCACTCGAGAGGTTTTGCGGTGCATTCGCCTCACGGTGGTTTCCGAACAGAGGCGGAAGGCGGTTGTGGATTACGTGCAGCAGCTGCTCAGAACGCGCATCAAAACTGAG GTGTTTCCATTTGGATCAGTTCCTCTGAAGACATATCTTCCTGATGGGGATATTGATCTGACTACATTTGGTATTCCAAATACAGAAGACACCTTGGCAAGTGAGGTATGTGCAGTTCTTGGAGAAGAAGAACAGAATAAGGATGCTAAATTTGAAGTGAAGGATGTACAACTCATTCGTGCTGAG GTTAAACTTGTCAAATGCATTGTGCAGAATATTGTGGTTGATATATCATTCAATCAGATTGGTGGGCTTTGTACACTTTGCTTTCTTGAGAAG GTTGATCGAAAAATTGGAAAAAATCATCTTTTCAAACGCAGTATAATGTTGATCAAAGCATGGTGTTATTATGAAAGCCGCATTCTAGGTTCTCATCATGGTTTGATTTCTACATACGCATTGGAAATATTAGTATTGTATATCTTCCATCTGTACCATAATTATTTGGATGGCCCTCTAGCG GTTCTCTATATGTTTTTGGACTACTACAGCAAATTTGATTGGGACAATTACTGTATCAGTTTAGATGGCCCTGTTTCTATTTCTTCACTACCGAACCTAGTTG TGGAGCCACCAGAAACTATTGGGAGCTGTTTACTACTCACTGAGGAATTTATTAAAGAGTGCACAGAAATGTTTTCAGTTCCATCTAGGGTATATGGAAACAACTATCAGGTATTTTCCCAGAAGCATTTAAACATAGTTGATCCATTGAAACAAAACAATAATCTTGGACGCAGTGTCAGTAAAG GTAACTTTTATCGAATACGTAGTGCATTTACATATGGCGCTCAGAAACTTGGTCGGATACTTCTATTACCTCCTGAAAGTATTGCAGATGAAATTAATTTGTTCTTCAAAAGTACTTTGGATAGACATGGAAGTGGAGAAAGGCCTGATGTACAAGATGCAGCTTCTAGTTGTCTGGACAGTGGAACTATTAGGGTCGAATCTATGCTATCAAACTTAAAAGTTGAAGATGTCAACAAGGAGATTCATATTTCAAGTTCATCAGCCGATGACTCTAATGGACAATTATGTGACAAGATAAATACAATCAAGACTTCAGATATGGACTGGGAGCACGTATTGAAAAAGCAACCTGACAGGCATTCATCTAGTCAGAATAATAATGCAAATTGGCTGCATGACTGTTCTAAAATCGGTTCCATTGTACCTGCGGAAGATGTTTCAGGCAAACATTTGGTTGATGACCCCGGAGATCTTGTTTCAACCAGACCATGTGATTCAAGATTGTCAGATGAAAATTGTATGGCTTCGATACCTGGAAAAGCTTATCATGCATCCCATTTGTTCTTCCATGTTGGAAACATTGCTGAGGATGAGACTGTTGATAATTTGAATTCGAGGGATGGTGGAATGCCACGAGCATCTTCAGGCAGACTTACAGCTCCTTGTGATGAATTGAAACTCAAAATCAATGCATCCGGTAGTGCAAAATCAATGGTTGCTATcgctgctggttctattcatgaaACATCACCAACAATTTCAGAAGATTCAAGCCTTGGGGACTGCTCAAATGATGGAACTTTTAATAATGCAAGTTCCGGATTTAGTAAATCATCAGGCCTAGCTGGTGATTATCGTCTGTACTTTAGCAACCTTCAACATGCTCAGGAGTTCCAAGAATGCATATCAAACCCATATCTGGTTCCAATTTACCAAGCATCTCCATCCCAGTATCAAAGCAAGCACTCCTGGGAAATGCAAAGCATGTACTCACATATAGGTGCAAATGGATTTGTTTCAGCATCACATtttcctccaagttattatgtgaTCTCACCTGTGATCTGTAATGATTATGGTCCCAAAGATACCACAAAAACAAGGGGAACAGGCACATACCTTCCGGACACG AATTCTCGTGCATACAGAGAGAAACATTCATCAGGAAGAGGCAAGAATGAAATGCTTACAAATCACCTTTCAAGAAACCGCAAACATAGTCACATGGACACACCACAATATGGTAGTTTATCAGAGGAAAGGAATCACTGGCCATCCCCATGGCCACAAACTCCTTCTATGGGAAATGGTTATGAAAGGCCAATATCATTGGACGTCCCTCAGTCTTCACCTCCTGTTTCTACGGCATTTTCCCAAAGCAATGGCTATGCATATCCACCAGAGCGCAAACTTGAATTTGGGTCTCTTGGTCCTGTTACAGTGGAAGTTTCCTCACCAGGACGAGGCAGCAATTTAAAGTCAGCTAATGCCACTGGTCAGGGCTCTGGGTCAGCAGTCCCTGCATCAACAGTTGAGAGGCCTCCTAAAAGTTTGAAAAATGAATG GCTAAATCAGCCATATCAGCTCAAAGATGATGGTGACTTCCCTCCTCTAGCCAGCTGA
- the LOC135639997 gene encoding uncharacterized protein LOC135639997 isoform X2: MGDLQSWPPLANGDASEGHHSPRSRWHEPNPHPSAIKDENWQRAEEATREVLRCIRLTVVSEQRRKAVVDYVQQLLRTRIKTEVFPFGSVPLKTYLPDGDIDLTTFGIPNTEDTLASEVCAVLGEEEQNKDAKFEVKDVQLIRAEVKLVKCIVQNIVVDISFNQIGGLCTLCFLEKVDRKIGKNHLFKRSIMLIKAWCYYESRILGSHHGLISTYALEILVLYIFHLYHNYLDGPLAVLYMFLDYYSKFDWDNYCISLDGPVSISSLPNLVVEPPETIGSCLLLTEEFIKECTEMFSVPSRVYGNNYQVFSQKHLNIVDPLKQNNNLGRSVSKGNFYRIRSAFTYGAQKLGRILLLPPESIADEINLFFKSTLDRHGSGERPDVQDAASSCLDSGTIRVESMLSNLKVEDVNKEIHISSSSADDSNGQLCDKINTIKTSDMDWEHVLKKQPDRHSSSQNNNANWLHDCSKIGSIVPAEDVSGKHLVDDPGDLVSTRPCDSRLSDENCMASIPGKAYHASHLFFHVGNIAEDETVDNLNSRDGGMPRASSGRLTAPCDELKLKINASGSAKSMVAIAAGSIHETSPTISEDSSLGDCSNDGTFNNASSGFSKSSGLAGDYRLYFSNLQHAQEFQECISNPYLVPIYQASPSQYQSKHSWEMQSMYSHIGANGFVSASHFPPSYYVISPVICNDYGPKDTTKTRGTGTYLPDTVSCNLSLLVHYFIEFSCIQRETFIRKRQE; encoded by the exons ATGGGCGATCTGCAGTCGTGGCCGCCGCTGGCCAACGGCGACGCGTCGGAGGGTCACCATTCACCTCGCTCGCGGTGGCACGAGCCTAATCCGCATCCCTCCGCGATCAAGGACGAGAATTGGCAACGGGCCGAGGAGGCCACTCGAGAGGTTTTGCGGTGCATTCGCCTCACGGTGGTTTCCGAACAGAGGCGGAAGGCGGTTGTGGATTACGTGCAGCAGCTGCTCAGAACGCGCATCAAAACTGAG GTGTTTCCATTTGGATCAGTTCCTCTGAAGACATATCTTCCTGATGGGGATATTGATCTGACTACATTTGGTATTCCAAATACAGAAGACACCTTGGCAAGTGAGGTATGTGCAGTTCTTGGAGAAGAAGAACAGAATAAGGATGCTAAATTTGAAGTGAAGGATGTACAACTCATTCGTGCTGAG GTTAAACTTGTCAAATGCATTGTGCAGAATATTGTGGTTGATATATCATTCAATCAGATTGGTGGGCTTTGTACACTTTGCTTTCTTGAGAAG GTTGATCGAAAAATTGGAAAAAATCATCTTTTCAAACGCAGTATAATGTTGATCAAAGCATGGTGTTATTATGAAAGCCGCATTCTAGGTTCTCATCATGGTTTGATTTCTACATACGCATTGGAAATATTAGTATTGTATATCTTCCATCTGTACCATAATTATTTGGATGGCCCTCTAGCG GTTCTCTATATGTTTTTGGACTACTACAGCAAATTTGATTGGGACAATTACTGTATCAGTTTAGATGGCCCTGTTTCTATTTCTTCACTACCGAACCTAGTTG TGGAGCCACCAGAAACTATTGGGAGCTGTTTACTACTCACTGAGGAATTTATTAAAGAGTGCACAGAAATGTTTTCAGTTCCATCTAGGGTATATGGAAACAACTATCAGGTATTTTCCCAGAAGCATTTAAACATAGTTGATCCATTGAAACAAAACAATAATCTTGGACGCAGTGTCAGTAAAG GTAACTTTTATCGAATACGTAGTGCATTTACATATGGCGCTCAGAAACTTGGTCGGATACTTCTATTACCTCCTGAAAGTATTGCAGATGAAATTAATTTGTTCTTCAAAAGTACTTTGGATAGACATGGAAGTGGAGAAAGGCCTGATGTACAAGATGCAGCTTCTAGTTGTCTGGACAGTGGAACTATTAGGGTCGAATCTATGCTATCAAACTTAAAAGTTGAAGATGTCAACAAGGAGATTCATATTTCAAGTTCATCAGCCGATGACTCTAATGGACAATTATGTGACAAGATAAATACAATCAAGACTTCAGATATGGACTGGGAGCACGTATTGAAAAAGCAACCTGACAGGCATTCATCTAGTCAGAATAATAATGCAAATTGGCTGCATGACTGTTCTAAAATCGGTTCCATTGTACCTGCGGAAGATGTTTCAGGCAAACATTTGGTTGATGACCCCGGAGATCTTGTTTCAACCAGACCATGTGATTCAAGATTGTCAGATGAAAATTGTATGGCTTCGATACCTGGAAAAGCTTATCATGCATCCCATTTGTTCTTCCATGTTGGAAACATTGCTGAGGATGAGACTGTTGATAATTTGAATTCGAGGGATGGTGGAATGCCACGAGCATCTTCAGGCAGACTTACAGCTCCTTGTGATGAATTGAAACTCAAAATCAATGCATCCGGTAGTGCAAAATCAATGGTTGCTATcgctgctggttctattcatgaaACATCACCAACAATTTCAGAAGATTCAAGCCTTGGGGACTGCTCAAATGATGGAACTTTTAATAATGCAAGTTCCGGATTTAGTAAATCATCAGGCCTAGCTGGTGATTATCGTCTGTACTTTAGCAACCTTCAACATGCTCAGGAGTTCCAAGAATGCATATCAAACCCATATCTGGTTCCAATTTACCAAGCATCTCCATCCCAGTATCAAAGCAAGCACTCCTGGGAAATGCAAAGCATGTACTCACATATAGGTGCAAATGGATTTGTTTCAGCATCACATtttcctccaagttattatgtgaTCTCACCTGTGATCTGTAATGATTATGGTCCCAAAGATACCACAAAAACAAGGGGAACAGGCACATACCTTCCGGACACGGTATCTTGCAATTTGAGTTTACTAGTTCATTACTTTATTG AATTCTCGTGCATACAGAGAGAAACATTCATCAGGAAGAGGCAAGAATGA